The Streptomyces sp. HUAS CB01 genome has a segment encoding these proteins:
- a CDS encoding SapB/AmfS family lanthipeptide, which yields MSLLDLQSMETPKDELTDEIATGGSRASLLLCGDSSLSVTTCN from the coding sequence TCTCGACCTGCAGAGCATGGAGACCCCCAAGGACGAGCTCACGGACGAGATCGCCACCGGCGGCAGCCGCGCGAGTCTGCTGCTCTGCGGTGACAGCAGCCTGAGCGTCACCACCTGTAACTGA
- a CDS encoding ATP-binding cassette domain-containing protein has product MSHSPPATAPGVRVRGAHGPSATAVVARSLLTGAARASAGRTTALVVAGLLSAAAAVALPALLGRTLDLLLAGAADAGPWLALCAVLIVADTLCDAACAHLTGTVTARSAARMRRRALGRVLAAGPRGAQRFTRGDLVTRLTANVTEAAAAPATAAGAVPAVVLPVGGLVALACTDLWTAAVLVAGGPLLVLLVRAFTRDTSAGVAEYQRVQGDIAARLVEALDGARTVAAAGTVGRERARILAPLPRLADSGRQMWQVYGRAVARGAVLLPLLETGVLAVGGLRVAAGDMSVGELLAALRYAALAAGLGAVVGQLAGLLRSRAAAGRVAEALDAPVVAYGARRLPDGGPGRLEFRGVTVARGGRTVLRDVDLVVPGGSTLALVGRSGSGKSALAALPGRLADPDAGTVRLDGVPVPEIAREVLRREVGYAFERPALFGATVGESLAFGAYEPSSTEVTGAARAAGADAFVRRLPAGYTTPLARAPLSGGEAQRLGLARTFAHAGRLLVLDDATSSLDSVTERQVARAMLHQVRPGTRLVVAHRASSAARADLVAWLDDGRVRAVGPHDALWALPEYRAVFAAVEDGSVGGESVGDGPVGNPAGGWSVDDGAVGGGPVDRAAVGKGPVGEDPVGGGPVDDGAVGEGREDGRASGSGAS; this is encoded by the coding sequence ATGAGCCACAGCCCGCCCGCCACCGCGCCGGGCGTACGGGTTCGCGGCGCGCACGGGCCGTCCGCGACCGCCGTCGTGGCACGGTCGCTGCTGACCGGGGCGGCCCGGGCGTCGGCAGGGCGCACCACGGCCCTCGTCGTGGCGGGACTGCTGTCGGCCGCCGCGGCCGTGGCCCTGCCCGCGCTGCTCGGCCGCACACTGGACCTCCTGCTCGCAGGCGCCGCGGACGCCGGGCCGTGGCTTGCGCTCTGCGCGGTGCTGATCGTCGCCGACACCCTGTGCGACGCCGCCTGCGCCCATCTCACCGGCACGGTCACCGCACGGTCCGCCGCGCGGATGCGACGCCGCGCACTCGGCCGTGTGCTGGCCGCGGGGCCGCGCGGCGCGCAGCGGTTCACCCGCGGCGATCTCGTGACCCGGCTTACGGCGAACGTGACGGAGGCGGCCGCGGCCCCCGCGACGGCCGCGGGAGCCGTACCGGCGGTCGTCCTGCCGGTCGGCGGACTGGTCGCGCTCGCGTGCACCGACCTGTGGACCGCCGCCGTTCTTGTCGCCGGGGGGCCCCTTCTGGTGCTGCTCGTCCGTGCGTTCACCCGGGACACCTCCGCCGGGGTGGCCGAGTACCAGCGGGTCCAGGGGGACATCGCCGCGCGGCTGGTCGAGGCGCTCGACGGAGCCAGGACGGTCGCGGCCGCGGGCACGGTCGGGCGGGAACGCGCCCGGATCCTGGCACCGCTGCCCCGACTGGCCGACAGCGGACGGCAGATGTGGCAGGTGTACGGGCGTGCCGTCGCCCGCGGCGCGGTGCTCCTGCCGCTGCTGGAGACCGGCGTGCTCGCGGTCGGCGGACTCAGGGTGGCGGCCGGGGACATGAGTGTCGGCGAACTGCTGGCCGCGCTGCGCTATGCGGCCCTGGCCGCTGGACTCGGCGCCGTCGTCGGCCAGTTGGCCGGACTGCTCCGCAGCCGTGCCGCGGCCGGCCGCGTCGCCGAGGCCCTGGACGCACCCGTCGTGGCGTACGGCGCGCGCCGGCTTCCCGACGGCGGTCCGGGCCGGCTGGAGTTCCGCGGTGTCACGGTGGCGCGCGGCGGCAGGACCGTACTGCGTGACGTCGACCTCGTCGTGCCCGGCGGGTCCACGCTGGCCCTGGTGGGCAGGTCGGGCTCGGGCAAGTCGGCCCTGGCCGCCCTGCCCGGCCGCCTGGCCGACCCCGACGCCGGCACCGTCCGTCTGGACGGCGTGCCCGTGCCCGAGATCGCACGGGAGGTGCTGCGCCGCGAGGTGGGGTACGCCTTCGAACGACCCGCGTTGTTCGGCGCGACGGTGGGGGAGTCCCTCGCCTTCGGCGCGTACGAACCGTCGTCGACGGAGGTGACCGGTGCCGCGCGGGCGGCGGGGGCGGACGCGTTCGTCAGACGGCTGCCCGCCGGTTACACGACGCCGCTGGCCCGTGCGCCGTTGTCCGGCGGGGAGGCACAACGGCTTGGGCTGGCGCGGACGTTCGCCCACGCCGGACGGCTGCTCGTCCTGGACGACGCCACGTCGAGCCTGGACAGCGTCACCGAACGGCAGGTCGCCCGGGCCATGCTGCACCAGGTCCGGCCGGGCACCCGGCTGGTCGTCGCCCATCGGGCCTCGTCGGCGGCGCGGGCGGACCTCGTCGCCTGGCTGGACGACGGTCGCGTCCGGGCGGTCGGTCCGCACGACGCGCTGTGGGCGCTGCCCGAGTACCGAGCGGTGTTCGCCGCGGTGGAGGACGGGTCGGTGGGCGGCGAGTCGGTGGGCGACGGGCCTGTCGGCAATCCGGCGGGCGGCTGGTCGGTGGACGACGGGGCGGTGGGTGGGGGGCCGGTGGACCGCGCGGCGGTTGGCAAGGGGCCGGTGGGCGAAGATCCGGTCGGCGGCGGGCCGGTGGACGACGGGGCGGTGGGCGAAGGCCGGGAGGACGGCCGCGCGTCGGGGAGCGGGGCGTCATGA
- a CDS encoding ATP-binding cassette domain-containing protein, translated as MTTAGRTRTTGGGGSGRPVTAAAPPEGRPAPRPSVSSRRDGALRRVLPQAVPFLARRRRVLVRLGGWSLLESAQTFLGGYGVAAALDRGFLAGRPGVGLGWLALTAAAVVAGGVATDRVFRRLADLVEPLRDGLVRRVVTSALGDAVAAREARPGRAAVSRLTHQTEAARDGFAGLVMVTRSFAATVVGVVLGLSALAPVLLLVVLPPLIAGLVLFAAALRPMAVRQREFLRTDEELAAGLGADVGGLRDIVACGAEERIAADAGRLIDAQTRAAAALARWAAARTLTVGLAGQTPVVLLLVTAPWLLGRGVTAGELIGALAYLTQALLPSLNTLMTGLGAAGTRLLVILDHLTRSDGTPQRTPGPPPGDAAKDGSGPGRWRTAGRTVTAPRRPGTPEAPRPDAGGAAPRLELRALSYSYGPCATPVIDGLDLVVEPGEHLAVVGPSGIGKSTLFGLVAGLLVPDRGELLIGGAPVLPPDRDPLSARRAMIPQEAYVFSGSLRDNLLYMCPDGAPAAAVEAAVRAVGLDAVVHRLGGPDARLDPAALSQGERQLVALARAYLAPAGLVLLDEATCHLDPGAEARAERAFAERPGTLLVIAHRLASAQRADRVLVLDGVSATAGTHEELVERSATYRDLVGHWRPAAGVP; from the coding sequence ATGACGACCGCCGGCCGCACCAGGACGACCGGCGGCGGCGGTTCCGGCCGCCCCGTGACGGCAGCCGCGCCGCCGGAGGGCCGCCCCGCGCCGCGGCCGTCCGTGTCCAGCCGGCGGGACGGGGCGCTGCGGAGGGTCCTGCCCCAGGCGGTCCCGTTCCTCGCCCGGCGACGACGGGTACTCGTACGCCTCGGCGGCTGGTCGCTGCTGGAGTCCGCGCAGACCTTCCTCGGCGGCTACGGCGTGGCAGCGGCGCTCGACCGCGGCTTCCTCGCGGGTCGGCCCGGTGTGGGACTGGGCTGGCTGGCCCTGACAGCCGCCGCCGTCGTCGCGGGCGGAGTGGCCACCGACCGGGTGTTCCGCCGGCTCGCCGACCTCGTGGAGCCGCTCCGGGACGGCCTGGTGCGCAGGGTCGTCACGTCGGCCCTCGGCGACGCGGTGGCGGCCCGGGAAGCGCGACCCGGCCGCGCGGCCGTCTCCCGGCTGACGCACCAGACGGAGGCGGCCCGGGACGGCTTCGCGGGACTCGTGATGGTCACCCGATCGTTCGCCGCCACGGTCGTGGGCGTCGTCCTCGGCCTCTCGGCGCTCGCCCCCGTACTGCTGCTGGTCGTGCTGCCCCCGCTGATCGCCGGGCTGGTGCTCTTCGCCGCCGCGCTGCGTCCCATGGCGGTGCGGCAGCGGGAGTTCCTGCGGACCGACGAGGAGCTCGCCGCGGGGCTCGGCGCCGACGTCGGAGGGCTCCGGGACATCGTGGCGTGCGGTGCGGAGGAGCGGATCGCGGCCGACGCCGGGCGGCTGATCGACGCACAGACCCGGGCGGCGGCGGCACTCGCCCGGTGGGCCGCGGCGCGGACACTCACCGTCGGTCTCGCGGGACAGACGCCGGTCGTCCTGCTGCTGGTCACCGCGCCGTGGCTGCTGGGCCGCGGGGTCACCGCCGGTGAACTCATCGGCGCGCTCGCCTATCTGACGCAGGCGCTGCTGCCGTCCCTGAACACCCTCATGACCGGCCTGGGCGCGGCCGGCACCCGGCTGCTGGTGATCCTCGACCACCTCACCCGCTCCGACGGGACCCCGCAGCGGACCCCGGGCCCGCCTCCCGGGGATGCGGCGAAGGACGGATCCGGACCGGGCCGGTGGCGGACCGCGGGACGCACGGTGACGGCCCCGCGGCGTCCCGGCACGCCGGAGGCGCCGCGGCCGGACGCCGGCGGAGCCGCGCCCCGCCTGGAGCTGCGTGCGCTCTCCTACTCCTACGGGCCGTGCGCCACCCCGGTGATCGACGGCCTCGACCTGGTCGTGGAGCCCGGTGAGCACCTGGCCGTGGTCGGTCCGAGCGGCATCGGCAAGTCCACCCTGTTCGGGCTGGTGGCCGGGCTGCTCGTGCCCGACCGGGGGGAGTTGCTGATCGGCGGTGCGCCCGTGCTCCCGCCGGACCGGGACCCCCTGTCGGCCCGGCGGGCCATGATCCCGCAGGAGGCCTATGTGTTCAGCGGAAGCCTGCGGGACAACCTGCTGTACATGTGCCCGGACGGGGCGCCCGCCGCGGCAGTGGAGGCCGCCGTGCGCGCGGTCGGCCTCGATGCCGTGGTGCACCGGCTCGGAGGACCGGACGCCCGGCTCGACCCGGCGGCCCTCTCCCAGGGGGAGCGTCAACTGGTCGCCCTGGCGCGGGCCTACCTCGCCCCGGCCGGTCTGGTGCTGCTGGACGAGGCGACCTGCCATCTGGACCCCGGGGCCGAGGCCCGGGCCGAGCGGGCCTTCGCGGAACGGCCCGGGACCCTGCTGGTGATCGCCCACCGGCTCGCGTCGGCACAACGGGCGGACCGCGTCCTCGTGCTGGACGGGGTGAGCGCGACGGCCGGGACCCACGAGGAGTTGGTCGAACGGTCGGCGACCTATCGCGACCTCGTGGGCCACTGGCGGCCGGCGGCGGGCGTGCCGTGA
- a CDS encoding response regulator transcription factor: MIRVLLVHDSRLLRSALTTLLGREKDLEVSGTSWRAAVGQTRSLRPHVCVVDVDCPGSAMIGTLIGLARRATGPASALLVLATGTRPGLLRRAFDAGALGYVSKDAGPQRLLEGIRRVAEGERFVDESLAFGFLQAAEMPLTPRELSVLRMAAEGSTIAEIAHGLHLSLGTVRNYMSAITRKTGARNRVDAIRISQHAGWV, translated from the coding sequence GTGATTCGGGTGCTGCTGGTGCACGATTCCCGACTGCTGCGATCCGCGCTGACCACGCTGCTGGGGCGGGAGAAGGACCTGGAGGTGAGCGGAACCTCGTGGAGGGCGGCGGTCGGGCAGACCCGTTCCCTGCGGCCGCACGTGTGCGTCGTGGACGTCGACTGTCCGGGCTCGGCCATGATCGGGACGCTCATCGGCCTGGCCCGGCGGGCGACCGGCCCTGCCTCGGCGCTGCTCGTGCTCGCCACGGGCACCCGGCCCGGTCTGCTCCGCCGCGCCTTCGACGCCGGCGCCCTCGGATACGTCAGCAAGGACGCGGGACCGCAGCGATTACTGGAAGGCATCAGACGTGTCGCCGAAGGCGAGCGATTCGTCGACGAATCGCTCGCCTTCGGCTTCCTCCAGGCCGCGGAGATGCCACTGACGCCCCGTGAACTCAGTGTGCTGCGCATGGCCGCGGAGGGTTCGACGATCGCGGAGATCGCCCACGGCCTGCACCTGTCCCTGGGGACCGTCCGCAACTACATGTCCGCGATCACCCGCAAGACCGGGGCCCGCAACCGGGTCGACGCCATACGGATATCGCAGCACGCCGGGTGGGTGTGA
- a CDS encoding phosphocholine-specific phospholipase C, whose amino-acid sequence MTEMNRRRFLRIAGGTAAAAMLNESIARAAAIPAQVRAGTLQDVEHIVVLMQENRSFDQYFGTMKGVRGFGDPRPVLQGNGRSVFHQSDGTRDILPFNPQVDDLGMRFVEGLDHDWAGGHQAYNNGKYDQWVPAKSAATMAHMTRRDIPFHYALADAFTVCDAYHCSFIGATDPNRYYMWSGHTGNDGTGGGPVLGNQEAGYGWRTYPERLEAAGVSWKVYQDIGDGLNAAGSWGWIDDAFRGNYGDNSLLYFNNYRNARPGSALYEKARTGTDVKAGDGYFDRLRADVANGTLPQVSWIAAPEAFSEHPNWPVNFGAWYLSQVLDALTSNPAVWARTALFVTYDENDGFFDHVVPPYPPASAAWGLSTADVSKDLYPGGGGYAAGPYGLGPRVPMIVVSPWSRGGYVCSETFDHTSLIRFMEKRFGVHEPHISPWRRAVCGDLTSAFDFGRADASPAALPSTAGYVPPDHDRHPSYRPVTPATGTLPKQEAGSRPTRALGYSPYVDGRTNVSTGRFTLTFAGGPALGAHFHSTSGNRTDGPWPYTVEAGKTLSDTWSTSSSTGNQIDLTVWGPNGFLRAWKGPAKKAGPEVTARHVASTGSLALTLTNPGAAAVNLTVTNAYGGTARTFGVGPGATVSHTVDLRGTGHWYDVAVVSDADSTFLRRFAGHVETGAPGVSDPAIRTD is encoded by the coding sequence ATGACAGAGATGAACCGCCGCAGGTTCCTGCGGATCGCCGGTGGCACCGCCGCTGCCGCCATGCTGAACGAGAGCATCGCCCGAGCCGCCGCCATCCCGGCGCAGGTCCGCGCAGGCACCCTCCAGGACGTCGAGCACATCGTCGTCCTCATGCAGGAGAACCGGTCCTTCGACCAGTACTTCGGGACGATGAAGGGCGTGCGGGGCTTCGGCGACCCGCGTCCGGTCCTCCAGGGCAACGGCAGGTCGGTCTTCCACCAGTCCGACGGGACGAGGGACATCCTCCCCTTCAACCCGCAGGTCGACGACCTGGGCATGCGGTTCGTCGAGGGGCTCGACCACGACTGGGCCGGTGGCCACCAGGCGTACAACAACGGCAAGTACGACCAGTGGGTGCCGGCCAAGTCCGCCGCGACGATGGCGCACATGACCCGGCGGGACATCCCGTTCCACTACGCCCTCGCCGACGCCTTCACCGTGTGCGACGCCTACCACTGCTCCTTCATCGGAGCCACGGACCCGAACCGCTACTACATGTGGTCCGGCCACACGGGCAACGACGGCACCGGCGGCGGCCCGGTCCTGGGCAACCAGGAGGCCGGGTACGGCTGGAGGACGTACCCCGAGCGCCTGGAGGCCGCCGGAGTCTCGTGGAAGGTCTACCAGGACATCGGCGACGGCCTGAACGCCGCCGGCTCCTGGGGCTGGATCGACGACGCCTTCCGCGGCAACTACGGTGACAACTCGCTGCTGTACTTCAACAACTACCGCAACGCCCGGCCCGGCAGCGCCCTGTACGAGAAGGCCCGCACCGGCACCGACGTCAAGGCCGGCGACGGGTACTTCGACCGCCTGCGCGCCGACGTGGCGAACGGCACCCTGCCCCAGGTCTCGTGGATCGCCGCCCCGGAGGCATTCAGCGAACACCCGAACTGGCCGGTGAACTTCGGCGCCTGGTACCTCTCGCAGGTCCTGGACGCCCTGACCTCCAACCCGGCGGTGTGGGCGAGGACGGCGCTCTTCGTCACCTACGACGAGAACGACGGCTTCTTCGACCACGTCGTTCCGCCGTACCCGCCCGCCTCCGCCGCGTGGGGCCTGTCGACGGCGGACGTCTCGAAGGACCTGTATCCCGGTGGCGGCGGTTACGCGGCCGGACCGTACGGCCTCGGCCCGCGCGTCCCGATGATCGTGGTCTCCCCGTGGAGCAGGGGCGGCTACGTCTGTTCCGAGACCTTCGACCACACCTCGCTGATCCGCTTCATGGAGAAGCGCTTCGGCGTGCACGAGCCCCACATCTCCCCCTGGCGCCGTGCGGTCTGCGGCGACCTGACCTCGGCCTTCGACTTCGGCCGGGCCGATGCCTCCCCGGCCGCCCTCCCGTCGACGGCCGGTTACGTCCCGCCGGACCACGACCGCCACCCCTCGTACCGCCCGGTGACACCGGCCACGGGCACCCTGCCGAAGCAGGAGGCCGGCTCCAGGCCGACCCGCGCCCTCGGCTACAGCCCTTACGTCGACGGAAGGACGAACGTCTCCACCGGCCGGTTCACCCTGACCTTCGCCGGCGGACCCGCCCTCGGCGCCCACTTCCACAGCACCTCGGGCAACCGTACGGACGGCCCCTGGCCCTACACGGTCGAGGCGGGCAAGACCCTCTCCGACACCTGGAGCACCAGCAGCTCCACCGGCAACCAGATCGACCTCACGGTGTGGGGCCCGAACGGCTTCCTGCGCGCCTGGAAGGGGCCGGCGAAGAAGGCCGGCCCCGAGGTCACGGCCCGCCACGTCGCCTCCACCGGCAGCCTGGCCCTCACCCTGACCAACCCCGGCGCGGCCGCGGTCAACCTCACCGTGACCAACGCCTACGGCGGCACGGCGCGCACCTTCGGGGTGGGCCCCGGCGCCACCGTCTCCCACACGGTGGACCTGCGCGGCACGGGCCACTGGTACGACGTCGCAGTGGTCTCCGACGCGGACAGCACCTTTCTGCGCCGCTTCGCCGGGCACGTGGAGACGGGCGCCCCGGGCGTCTCCGACCCCGCGATCAGAACGGACTGA
- a CDS encoding DUF899 domain-containing protein has product MTTQALPPVVDAETWERRLEALRTREKAATRELDAIAAERRRLPMVEMPDYTLEGEDGPVRLVDVFEGRRQLIVYHHMWFAGGEWQCSGCTGFTSQYTRLDFLDNYDARFVIVTQGPIKEALAYKQRVGNRMTWYSTADSPFGADVGAPAGGGFAVNVFLRDGDTVYRTWHTDGRGTEQLSHTFALIDVLPYGRQEEWQDSPEGWPQSPTYSGWAESQDIAALYGPGPVDG; this is encoded by the coding sequence ATGACCACCCAAGCCCTACCGCCCGTCGTCGACGCCGAGACCTGGGAGCGGCGGCTCGAGGCCCTGCGCACCCGGGAGAAGGCGGCGACACGGGAGCTCGACGCCATCGCCGCCGAGCGTCGTCGCCTGCCGATGGTCGAGATGCCCGACTACACCCTGGAAGGCGAGGACGGCCCCGTGCGGCTGGTGGACGTATTCGAAGGCAGGAGGCAACTGATCGTCTACCACCACATGTGGTTCGCCGGCGGGGAATGGCAGTGCTCGGGCTGCACCGGGTTCACCTCCCAGTACACCCGCCTCGACTTCCTCGACAACTACGACGCGCGATTCGTCATCGTCACCCAGGGCCCGATCAAGGAAGCGCTCGCGTACAAGCAACGGGTCGGCAACCGGATGACCTGGTACTCGACCGCCGACAGCCCGTTCGGCGCCGACGTCGGCGCACCGGCCGGCGGGGGATTCGCGGTCAACGTGTTCCTGCGCGACGGCGACACCGTGTATCGCACCTGGCACACCGACGGCCGGGGCACCGAGCAGCTCAGCCACACCTTCGCGCTGATCGACGTCCTGCCGTACGGGCGGCAGGAGGAGTGGCAGGACTCGCCCGAAGGCTGGCCCCAGTCGCCCACGTACAGCGGCTGGGCGGAGTCCCAGGACATCGCCGCGCTCTACGGCCCGGGCCCGGTCGACGGCTGA
- a CDS encoding DNA alkylation repair protein: MAELAALADPRTREVNEKHGDDHGVNLGRLRALAKRLKTQQDLAGRLWATEDSAARLLALLICRPKAFGRDELDAMLREARTPKVHDWLVNYVVKKNPHAEELRVAWSADPDPVVASAGWALTTERVAKKPEGLDLAGLLDVIESEMKDAPDRLQWAMNHTLAQIGIEHPEYRGRAVDIGERLEVLKDYPTSPGCTSPFAPVWISEMVRRRHEA, translated from the coding sequence ATGGCCGAGCTGGCCGCGCTCGCGGACCCGAGGACGCGCGAGGTGAACGAGAAGCACGGTGACGACCACGGTGTGAACCTCGGCAGGCTCCGCGCGCTGGCGAAGAGGCTGAAGACGCAGCAGGACCTCGCTGGCCGGCTCTGGGCGACGGAGGATTCGGCGGCCCGACTGCTGGCGCTCCTGATCTGCCGGCCGAAGGCGTTCGGGCGGGACGAACTGGACGCGATGCTGCGCGAGGCACGCACACCCAAGGTGCACGACTGGCTCGTGAACTACGTGGTGAAGAAGAACCCGCACGCCGAAGAGCTCCGTGTGGCCTGGTCGGCCGATCCGGATCCGGTCGTCGCGAGTGCCGGCTGGGCCCTGACCACCGAACGCGTGGCGAAGAAGCCCGAGGGGCTCGACCTCGCCGGACTGCTCGACGTCATCGAGTCGGAGATGAAGGACGCCCCGGACCGCCTGCAGTGGGCGATGAACCACACCCTGGCCCAGATCGGGATCGAGCACCCCGAGTACCGAGGTCGTGCCGTCGACATCGGCGAGCGCCTGGAGGTCCTCAAGGACTACCCGACCTCTCCGGGCTGCACGTCTCCGTTCGCGCCCGTCTGGATCTCCGAGATGGTGCGCAGGCGGCACGAAGCGTAG
- a CDS encoding RidA family protein: MPWESLYGFSQAMRVGETLYISGQLSHDDAGTLIGAGDIELQTRTTFANLDLVLKHFGATRDQVIETTTLVVDLRKNFETVARLHAEYFDKHRPTSTAMGVVDLALPDQLIEIGAVVRLDLEA; the protein is encoded by the coding sequence ATGCCATGGGAATCCCTCTACGGGTTCAGCCAGGCCATGCGAGTCGGAGAAACCCTCTACATCTCCGGCCAGTTGTCCCATGACGACGCGGGAACCCTCATCGGCGCCGGGGACATCGAACTCCAGACGAGAACCACCTTCGCCAACCTGGACCTTGTGCTGAAGCACTTCGGAGCCACGCGCGACCAGGTCATCGAGACCACCACGCTGGTCGTCGACCTGCGAAAGAACTTCGAGACGGTTGCCCGACTCCATGCGGAGTACTTCGACAAGCACCGTCCGACCAGCACCGCGATGGGGGTCGTCGATCTCGCTCTGCCGGACCAGCTCATCGAGATCGGGGCCGTCGTGCGCCTCGACCTGGAAGCGTAG